Proteins found in one candidate division KSB1 bacterium genomic segment:
- a CDS encoding P-loop NTPase has protein sequence MDQAQTLRELVNRTPALHLKLEAEKETPEALTLVITSGKGGVGKTVLAGNLAAAFAAMGRRTLLVDGDLLFPNQDLVFGLRPRLTMLEAVEARLPMDKACVPVAPNLWLLPSRAVEAQYLGLETELLRRLIHFLEFSSGYEVRVVDTASGLSGKSLDLATVASELWIVTTPSAPSIADSYAMIKHIWTLGLPVQLGLCINGAKSEDQARDLHARFNHVTRRFLGREIPLVGWVPQDPRVEESLESGRPLALEHPRSGLAKAVSRMAREAARRLALASGRER, from the coding sequence ATGGACCAGGCACAGACACTTCGGGAGCTTGTGAACCGTACCCCGGCCCTCCACCTGAAGCTGGAAGCGGAAAAGGAAACGCCGGAGGCCCTCACCTTGGTGATCACGAGCGGCAAGGGGGGAGTGGGCAAGACAGTCCTCGCTGGGAATCTGGCGGCAGCCTTCGCGGCCATGGGGCGCCGCACCCTGCTGGTGGACGGGGACCTGCTTTTCCCGAACCAGGACCTGGTGTTTGGCCTGCGCCCCCGGCTGACCATGCTGGAGGCCGTGGAGGCCAGGCTGCCCATGGACAAGGCCTGCGTGCCCGTGGCACCAAACCTATGGCTCTTGCCCTCCCGAGCCGTGGAGGCCCAGTACCTTGGTCTGGAGACGGAGCTTCTGCGTCGGCTGATTCATTTCCTCGAATTCAGTTCCGGCTACGAGGTGCGGGTTGTCGACACCGCCTCCGGACTTTCGGGGAAAAGTCTCGATCTGGCGACGGTGGCGTCGGAGCTCTGGATCGTCACTACGCCTTCGGCGCCGTCCATTGCCGACTCCTACGCGATGATCAAGCATATCTGGACCCTTGGGCTGCCGGTGCAGCTCGGGCTGTGCATCAACGGTGCGAAAAGCGAGGATCAGGCCCGAGACCTCCACGCCCGCTTCAATCACGTGACCCGGCGGTTCCTCGGCCGCGAAATTCCGCTGGTGGGTTGGGTTCCGCAGGATCCCCGGGTGGAGGAGAGTCTCGAGTCAGGCCGACCGCTGGCACTGGAACACCCCCGCTCCGGCTTGGCCAAGGCGGTAAGTCGAATGGCCCGTGAGGCAGCTCGTCGCCTTGCCCTGGCCTCGGGCCGGGAAAGGTAG